One stretch of Balneolaceae bacterium DNA includes these proteins:
- a CDS encoding DUF6036 family nucleotidyltransferase, which produces MILKLLDRVSRKLEEAEIPYMLSGSLAMNIYTVPRMTRDIDLVIHMDRSHIERLASLFHTGYYIDPEVIASAVANEGMFNVVDHETGNKIDFIIRKSSDFHITEFDRRVRSSAFGFDVWVVTAEDLIVSKLKWIQDLESDTQKRDISNLLTRKDLDREYIDDWCNQLSLNTYGLLES; this is translated from the coding sequence ATGATTCTTAAATTGCTGGATCGGGTTTCTCGGAAGCTGGAAGAGGCGGAAATACCCTATATGCTCTCCGGCAGCCTGGCGATGAATATCTATACCGTCCCCAGGATGACCCGGGACATCGATCTTGTCATTCATATGGACCGGTCTCATATCGAACGATTGGCCTCCCTGTTCCATACCGGATATTACATCGATCCGGAGGTAATCGCCTCCGCAGTTGCCAACGAAGGCATGTTCAATGTGGTCGACCATGAGACTGGCAACAAGATCGATTTTATCATTCGAAAAAGTTCGGATTTTCATATCACTGAATTTGACAGAAGAGTGCGATCATCGGCTTTCGGCTTTGATGTGTGGGTGGTGACCGCCGAGGACCTGATTGTTTCCAAGCTCAAATGGATACAGGATCTGGAAAGTGATACCCAAAAACGGGATATTTCGAACTTGCTCACCCGTAAGGATCTGGATCGGGAATACATTGACGATTGGTGTAACCAACTTTCATTGAATACATACGGCCTCCTTGAATCATGA